Genomic DNA from Pseudophaeobacter arcticus DSM 23566:
CAGCCCAGCTTGGCCTTGGCCTTGGCGGGATCGCCCAGCAGGGTCTCCACCTCGGCGGGGCGGAAGTAGCGCGGATCAATGCGCAGCACCACATCGCCAACCCGCAGCGCCGGAGCCTTGTCGCCGGTGATCGCCGCCACGGTGGCGATCTCATCCAGGCCCGTGCCGCTGAACGCCAGGGTGATCCCCAGTTCCGCCGCCGACCATTCGATAAACTGGCGCACCGAATATTGCTTGCCCGTGGCGATGACAAAATCCTCTGGCGCGTCCTGCTGCAGCATCATCCACTGCATCCGCACATAGTCCTTGGCATGGCCCCAGTCGCGCAGCGCGTCGATATTGCCCATATAGAGGCAGGGCTCCAGCCCCTGGGCGATATTGGCCAGCCCGCGGGTGATCTTGCGGGTCACGAATGTCTCGCCGCGCCGGGGGCTCTCGTGGTTGAACAGGATGCCGTTGCAGGCATACATGCCATAGGCCTCGCGGTAGTTCACCGCGATCCAATAGGCATACATCTTGGCCACCGCATAGGGGCTGCGCGGGTGAAACGGCGTGGTCTCGCTCTGCGGCGTCTCCTGCACCAGACCATAGAGTTCCGAGGTGGAGGCCTGATAAAACCGGGTCTTGTTTTCCAGCTTCAAAAAGCGGATCGCCTCGAGCAGGCGCAGGGTGCCCATGGCATCCACATCGGCAGTATATTCCGGGCTCTCAAACGAGACCGCCACATGGGACTGGGCCCCCAGGTTATAGACCTCATCGGGTTCCACTTCCGACAGGATCCGCGTCAGGTTCGAACTGTCGGTCAGATCGCCGTAATGCAGCTTGAAGCGGGCATTGTCGGTATGGGGATCCTCATAGATGTGATCCACCCGCTGGGTGTTGAACGACGAGGCGCGGCGTTTGATCCCGTGTACCTCATAGCCTTTTTCCAGCAGGAACTCCGCCAGATAAGATCCGTCCTGGCCGGTTACACCGGTAATAAGCGCTCGTTTCATCCGCATTCCTTTTCTCCCTGTCCCCGGGACTCGCCCCCCTGGCGCGGAGGATATTGAGCCCTGTTTACCGGGGTACGATCCGGGTCGCCAGAGTGCAAGCCTTGCGCCGCCCCCCGACAGTTCCATTGCAGGCCCATTGCAGGCCCCACTACGGCCCCACTACGGCGCCACTACGACGCCGGTGCAAAGGCCCGTGAAGGCCCCAGTGATGCGCCTTTGATGAATTTTGCGATGGGGTTTGAAACTTTTAAGATGTGCCGCCATACTGGAAAACATGCAAAGGTTGCTTTTCTCAGGATTTTCCGCAGGCCGCCCATGATCTGTAAAAAGACACTGCATTTCCATATCGGGTCCCACAAGACCGCCACCACCACGCTGCAAAACGCATTGGCCGCCAATGAAGATCTGCTGGCGGGCGCCGGGCTGCTCTATCCCAAATCCGGGCGCTATTTCACCGGCCATCACCCGCTGGCGCTGCAGCTGCGCGACCCTGCGCTGCGGGATCAGCCGCTGGAGACCCTGGGCGACTGGCCCGCCCTGCTGCGCGAAATCCAGGCCAGCCCGGCAGATCATGTGCTGCTGAGTTCCGAAAACTTTGAATGGCTGCAGGATCTCTCGCGGCTGCAGGGGCTGAGCCGCCACTACCGGGTGCGGGTGCTGTTTTACATGCGCAGCCCGGCTGGCTATCTCGAGAGTTTCTACAACCAGTTGGTCAAGGATCTGAAAACCCGCGAGAGCCGCCCCCTGGAGAGCTATATCTGCGAACACGGGCTGTTCTTTCTCGACAATGACAGGCTGCTGCGCCGCTGGAGCGAGACCTTTGGCGCCCAGGCCCTGCAGGTGCGGCTCTATGACAGATCCGGCAGTGCCGAGACCCTGGTCAGCCGGTTTCTCAGCGCCCTGGGATGCCAGAGCCAGCCCCGGCTGCTGCTGCCACAGGAGGCAGCGCTGCAGAAGGTCTCCTTGCCGCCCGATGCGCTGGAATATCTGCGGCTGCGCAACCTCTACCGCGCCCCCAGCACGGGGCAGCACCGGATCACCATGAGCCTGGCGCAGATCGCCCAGGCTGGAACCGGGGCCGGAACTGGGGCTGGAATTGGGGCCGGGGCGCTGCAACGCACCCGTGCCGGGCTGCTGTCCCTGGCGGCGCAGCAAAACCTGATCCGGCGCTTTGCCGAGGGCAATCGGCGGGTGGCGCGGGCCTATCTGGGCGCCGACCGCGCACCGTTTGACCCCGATCAGGCCCGGGCCCACGCGGATTTTGACCAGCGGTTACCAGTGGGGGATGATGTGATGATTTCCCGGGTCGAAGCCCTGCTCAGCCGCTTTGCCAAAACCGCCCCCGCCCCGGCGGATGCGGTGGATCCGGCCCATTCAAGTCAGACCTGCCCAAATCAGGCCAGCTCCAATGCCAGCAGCACAGATTTCACCAGTTCTGATGTCGCCAGTCCTGACTTCGACATCCCTGATTTCACCAGTTCTGATCCCACCAGTTCTGATTTCACCAGTTCTGATTTCACCAGTTCTGATCCCACCAGTTCCGATGCCGCCACTCGCCCCCCTTCGGCGCTGCCCGCCCCCCCTCTTCAACCTCCAACAGGCTAGGGTACAACATGCATGTCGTGGTCCATATCGGCCCCTATAAAACCGGCTCCACCTCGATCCAGGCTTCGCTGCGCGCCAACCCAGAGGAGCTCTGGCGGCAGGGCTGCTACTATTTTGACGAACCCCATATGCCCGAGTTCGCGCTGCAGACCCTGGCGCTCACCGATGCCGAACAAATGACCCCGGATCTGCGCCACCGCTTTCCCAGCCTGGCCGCGGCCAAGGCCTGGAGCGAGGGCTGCTGGCAGCGCTTTGAGGCAGAGGTCCAGTGCCGCCGCCCGCCGCTCACCCTGATCTCCAGCGAACATTTCTCCGGGCTGAGTGATCCCAGGGTGCTGATCCAGCGGCTGCGGCGCAGTTTCTCGCGCATCACCGTGCTGGCCTATCTGCGCGACCCGGCGGATCTGTATTGCTCCACCCTGCAGCAGCGCATTCGCGGCAATGGCGACCGGCTCTCGGCCCTGCCCAGCCCGCTGAGCTTTTTCTACCCGGCGCGCAAGCAGCTGGAGCCGTTTCTCAATCTGGTGGGGGCTGAAAATATGCGGGTGCGCCGCTTTGGCAGCCCCGCCGCCACGGCTGCCGATACTGCCACCACACCCATTACCACACCCATTACCACTGGGCGCCACGATGTGGTGCAGGATTTCTTTGCCACCCTGTCCACCCTGGGCAGGCCGCTGTCGCTGCCCAGCCATCACGCCAATGAAACCCTGCCCGCCGCCGTCATCGCCTGGGTGCTGAGCCTCAATGAGACCCTGGATGACCAGGGACCCGGCGCGGCGCGGCATCTGCTGCTGGAGCGGCTGGAAATCACCCCCGAAGTGCAGGCGCTGCCAAAGCTGCGGTTTTCTGACCCCAGCCTGCCCGCCCTGATCCATGCCAATGCCCGCCCGGCCTGTGCCTGGCTCAATCAGACCTTTTTGCAGGGCCAGGAGCCGCTGCCGCTGGCCGCTGCAGACCTGCCCCGCCCCGACCGGTCGCCCCAGGCCCTTGCCGAGGCCCGCGCCGGCCTGCGCGACTGGCTGCTGGACCAGCTCACCCCCGAGGCCACCCAGGTGATCAGCCGTGCCATCGTCAGCCTGGAACCGCCCCACCTGGATCCAGACCGCCCAGACCCATCCGATCTGGCCCCATCCGATCTGGATCCACCGCCATGCCCCTGAACAGCCATCGCTATATCTTCATCATCACCTATGCCCGCTCGGGCTCAACCCTGTTGATGAGCCTGCTGAACCACTGCGATGGCGTCTGCATCCGGGGGGAAAACCGGGCCACGCTCTATCATCTCTACCGCGCCAGCGAAGGCCTGCGCGATACCTTCCGGCGCGGCCAAAGCGGCAGGCAGGAGGCCCGGGACCGGCCCTGGTTTGGCGCCCATGCGGTGCGCCCCGCCCGGTTTCGCCGCCAGCTGCTGGCCGCTTTTGTCTCTGAGGTGCTGGCCCCGCCACCCGGAACCAAGGTCACCGGCTGCAAGGAAATCCGCCATCATCATCCCTTTCGCGATGACGCGGATTTTGCCGCCTATATCGCCTTCCTGCTGGACAATTTCCCCGCCGCCCAGATTGTCTTTAACTGCCGCAATCTGGAGGCGGTCAGCCAGTCTGCCTGGCTGAAAAGCCGCCCCTACGCGCAGGTCGAAACCATGGTCAAAACCTGTGAGCGTCGCTTCAAGGCCGCACTGGCGCGCCATCCGGAGCAGTGTTTCTGGGTGGATTACGACGCCTGCATCGCCCGGCCCCAGCGCTACGCCGCGCTGTTTGCCTTTCTCAAGCTGCCCTATGCCGCCGACCAGATCGACCAGGTGCTGCGCAAACCCCTGGACCACCAGCCACAAAAATGACCCGCCCCCGCCTGCGCAGGCAGCCCCCCTGCCCCCTCAGAAGGGGTTTGAGGCGATATTTCAGACATTTTCCTGATGCTTTTTCCTGATGCTTTTTCCCGACACTTTCCTGGCGCTTTGCTGACTCTGCGGCCGCGCGCCTCGCCCCCTCTCGCCAGCACCGCGCCGCTGCTCTAGGATCAGTTCACCAGTGACCACAGCGCCAACAGGACCTCTTTTATGATGCAGCCCGCCCCCGCCCCACAGGATCCCGAAACGCCACAGGCCTCACAGGCCCCGCAGGCCTCGCAAACCGTCTTGGTGCATATTGGAAAATGTGGCGGCGCAACCCTGCGCGATGCCCTGGAGAGGAGCGACACCCGGATCGATAGCATCACCCATGTGCACCAGCCGCCCCTGGGACCACAGTATCGCTATTACATCACCCTGCGCTGCCCGATCGCCCGCGCCATCTCGGCCTTTTACTGGCGCCGCACACTGGTGCTCATCGAGGCGAGCCAGGAACACCGCCTCCCCGGAGAGGCGCAGATCCTGCGCCATTATGGCAGCCTGGATGCCCTGGCGCAGGCGCTGTATCACCCCGACGGCAGCCGCAATGCCCTGGCCCAGGGTCATTACCGTTCGATCCTTCATCTGAGCGAAGACATCGCCTTTTATCTGCGCGATCTTCTGGCCGTGAGCCAGCCCGATCAGATCCTCGGCATCTTGCAACAAGAAAGCCTGGGCGCGGATATGCTGCAGCATTTTGGCATCGAGAACCCCGGCCGGGTCAATGACAACCGCCACAACACCAGCGCCGAAGAGCGCCAGCTCAGCCCCAGGGGAGAGGCCAATCTGCGCCGTTTTCTGCAGGCGGATTTTGACTGCATCGCCAAGCTGCGCGACTGGGGCAAGCTGCCCGCAGACGCCCCGGCGCCGCTGTGACGGCAGCATGCTCAGGCAGGGTTTGCCCCTTCCCCACAGAGCGCGTGCTGCATCTCGATGAATTCCGGCTGCCAGCGCCAGTCCTCCATATGCAGCATGCCATAATCCACCGGCTGATGAGCGCTGTCATGTAGGTGCCGCGCCACCAGAAACCCCAGCCCCTCGATGCCCACCCGCTCCAATGACACCGCCTGCAGCAGCCAGGGACCAAAGCCCTTGGCCAGCATCACCAGAAAGGCAACCGCCGCCTGCTGGTAGCTCTCTTTCAGATCCTCCCGCAGGCCGGCATAGGACCAGGTCATGGTGTTGAGCAGCGATTCAACCACCGGCAGGATATCCGGCCAGGCCTCGCGCTCGGCCCGCAAAAACACCTGCCGGTACATGTTGAAACTGTAGAAATGGCGGCTGTCGCCCTGTTTGATGTCCTGGCCGCTGTGCTGGCGATAGTGATAGCTCACCCCAAAGACATGGGCCATTTCGCCGCCATGCTGGGCACAGAGCAGCTGGAAAATCTGGTCGTCAAAGGCGCGCACATGTTCGGGAAAGCGGATCTCCCGGTGATCCAGAAAATCGCGCCGGTAGATGCGCCGCCAGATGGTCGGCTGCCCCTGCATCATCTCCAGACTGGGGCGCAGGCAATAGGCGATCTCTCCCAGCCGGTGGCTTGGCCCGGTGGCAAAGCGCGCCGTCTCGTAGCTGGGCTGGCGCTGTTCAGCCCCGCCTTCTGCCCCCTGCTCCGCCGTTTCAAACAGCAAAAACTCCCCCTCGGTGATATTAAACCCGCCATAGCGGGCCAGCTCCAGCAGCTGCGCAAACAGCGCTGGATCCACCCGGTCATCGGCATCGACAAAGGCAATATGGCTGGCATTGGAATGGGCGCGGCCATAGTTGCGCGCCGAGGCGCAGCCACCATTGGGTTTTTGCAGCAGGGTCAGCCGCGGATGCTCCCCGTAGCGGGAGGCCACCAGATCGCCACTGCCATCGGTGGAGCCATCATCCACCACCAGCAGCCGGATTTCGGGGCTATCCTGCGCCAGCAAACTGTCGAGACACTCCGCGATGAAATCACGGCCATTATACAGCGCCACCACCACGTCCAGCCCGGCACGGCGCCCTGGCAGAGTGTCTTCATAGTCGCGCCGCAGCACATGGGGCCCATAGGGCAGGTAGATCTGGCGGCGACAGGGCGCCTCATCCGATCCCTGCCCCTGCGCCTGTCCCTGTCCCTGAGGGATCAGCTCGGCGCTGGGAACATGGCAAAACAACCGACCCGTCACAAAGCTGGTCGGCGCCCGCCGCAGCGCTGCGGCCAGGTCCCGCTCCACCCCCGGCGCCTCCAGCCGGAGCAGATCCGGGGCCAGGGCGGTCAACAGCGCCGGATCAAAGCCCGGGCTGCTGTGGGACCTGCCCCCCAGCGCAGCCCCTGCCGGCGCCAGACGGTCCTCCAGCCCCGGCAGGGCGCAAAACGGCACCGGCGCGGCCCGTTGCAGGGCTTGTGCCAGGGGGGCGGGCGGGTAGACGCCGGTTTTTTGCCAATTTAGAGCCTGATCTGCCGCCTCTGCCGGAACAGAGACCGGCGCGGCCAAGGGGTGAAAGCCGCCGTGAAAGCAGCTGATGTTTTTTAATTCACTGCGCCTGATTGTTGCCTCCAGCGCCTGATAACGCGCCGCATCGGCCTCTAGGCACAGCACCCGCCAGCCGGGAAAGGCGGCGGCAAAGGGCAGGGCAAACCAGCCCGCCCCGGCGCCAATGTCCAGACAGGTTCCCTGTTTTGGCAGCACCCGCGAGGCCAGGAACAGCTCATAGATCTGGCGCAGATCCTGCACCTGCGGGCGCAGCGCACCGGTTGGCGCCTCCCCCTCGCCGTGCAGGATCTCGACCTCCTGGCCAAAGCCGCGCAGATGCTCCACCTGCAATGCCCCGGCCCCCGCATTTTGCCCATCGCTCTGCCCGGCGGTTTGCCGCCCCCGTTGTGAGCCGGGCTGCGGCGCCCCCTCCGCCGAAGGGGATATCCAGAATTTCATTGCCAGGCTCCTTTCTGTCTCTGCTCAGCCTGTCGCAGGCCATCAAATCCCGGGCAATCACACCTCAGGCCATCAAGTGGTCTTGGGCGTAGCGCTGCAGCATCAGCCGCTCCCCCCGTGGGTCCGGCGTGTCAGGGCTGATGGTGAAAAACCGCACATCCACCTGCGCAAGCGCCGCCCTGAGGGCGGTGCGATAGGCCGTCAGCCGATGCCGCGCGATGCGCTCTTCGCACCATTTCAGCAGCCGCAGCGCCCCAATAGCCACCGCACCGCGAAAGCGCGGATTGGCAAACTCAGGGTGCCCCGCCAAAAGCTGGAACAGCACCCGCGTGGTGCCGATCACGTCAAAGCGGGTATCGCTGCTGCCCCCGGTCACCTGCGGTCTGCATTGACGGCGAAAATAGGTAAAGCTGCGGGCCGGCAGCACTGTCACCGAGCGGGCCTGGGCCACCGCCAGCGCGTGAAACAGGATGTCTTCAAAGAAGTGATCATTGGGAAAACACAGCCGGGCGCGGGCCAGCAGGCCGGCCGAGAGGAATTTATTCGCCGATTGCGGCTCAAAACTCACCGCCCAGGCCTTGGTTGCCGCCAGATCCCCCCCCGCGCCTGTGGGGTGATCCTTGGCCTCACGCTCAGCCCCCAGGGCGCTGACCTCATCCATGAAGGGGGTCAGCGCCCCCTGCGGCTGCGACAAGGCCCCGCGCACCAATAGCAGCTCAACCGGATCGGTTCGCAGCGCCGCCGCCACCTCGGCAAAGGCCCAGGGCGCGCGCAGGTCATCGCCATCCAGAAAGCAGATATAATCACCGCTGCAATGGCGCAGCCCGCGATTGCGCGC
This window encodes:
- the gmd gene encoding GDP-mannose 4,6-dehydratase — encoded protein: MKRALITGVTGQDGSYLAEFLLEKGYEVHGIKRRASSFNTQRVDHIYEDPHTDNARFKLHYGDLTDSSNLTRILSEVEPDEVYNLGAQSHVAVSFESPEYTADVDAMGTLRLLEAIRFLKLENKTRFYQASTSELYGLVQETPQSETTPFHPRSPYAVAKMYAYWIAVNYREAYGMYACNGILFNHESPRRGETFVTRKITRGLANIAQGLEPCLYMGNIDALRDWGHAKDYVRMQWMMLQQDAPEDFVIATGKQYSVRQFIEWSAAELGITLAFSGTGLDEIATVAAITGDKAPALRVGDVVLRIDPRYFRPAEVETLLGDPAKAKAKLGWVPEITVQEMCAEMAAADLKAAQRARVLKDHGYNEPVARED
- a CDS encoding sulfotransferase — protein: MPLNSHRYIFIITYARSGSTLLMSLLNHCDGVCIRGENRATLYHLYRASEGLRDTFRRGQSGRQEARDRPWFGAHAVRPARFRRQLLAAFVSEVLAPPPGTKVTGCKEIRHHHPFRDDADFAAYIAFLLDNFPAAQIVFNCRNLEAVSQSAWLKSRPYAQVETMVKTCERRFKAALARHPEQCFWVDYDACIARPQRYAALFAFLKLPYAADQIDQVLRKPLDHQPQK
- a CDS encoding glycosyltransferase, which encodes MKFWISPSAEGAPQPGSQRGRQTAGQSDGQNAGAGALQVEHLRGFGQEVEILHGEGEAPTGALRPQVQDLRQIYELFLASRVLPKQGTCLDIGAGAGWFALPFAAAFPGWRVLCLEADAARYQALEATIRRSELKNISCFHGGFHPLAAPVSVPAEAADQALNWQKTGVYPPAPLAQALQRAAPVPFCALPGLEDRLAPAGAALGGRSHSSPGFDPALLTALAPDLLRLEAPGVERDLAAALRRAPTSFVTGRLFCHVPSAELIPQGQGQAQGQGSDEAPCRRQIYLPYGPHVLRRDYEDTLPGRRAGLDVVVALYNGRDFIAECLDSLLAQDSPEIRLLVVDDGSTDGSGDLVASRYGEHPRLTLLQKPNGGCASARNYGRAHSNASHIAFVDADDRVDPALFAQLLELARYGGFNITEGEFLLFETAEQGAEGGAEQRQPSYETARFATGPSHRLGEIAYCLRPSLEMMQGQPTIWRRIYRRDFLDHREIRFPEHVRAFDDQIFQLLCAQHGGEMAHVFGVSYHYRQHSGQDIKQGDSRHFYSFNMYRQVFLRAEREAWPDILPVVESLLNTMTWSYAGLREDLKESYQQAAVAFLVMLAKGFGPWLLQAVSLERVGIEGLGFLVARHLHDSAHQPVDYGMLHMEDWRWQPEFIEMQHALCGEGANPA
- a CDS encoding glycosyltransferase family 2 protein; translated protein: MKFSCVMTAYNEGPLLAQSVASVLNQSHEDLELVLVDDGATEETRAVLQAQNDPRIILLQQANDGLSSARNRGLRHCSGDYICFLDGDDLRAPWAFAEVAAALRTDPVELLLVRGALSQPQGALTPFMDEVSALGAEREAKDHPTGAGGDLAATKAWAVSFEPQSANKFLSAGLLARARLCFPNDHFFEDILFHALAVAQARSVTVLPARSFTYFRRQCRPQVTGGSSDTRFDVIGTTRVLFQLLAGHPEFANPRFRGAVAIGALRLLKWCEERIARHRLTAYRTALRAALAQVDVRFFTISPDTPDPRGERLMLQRYAQDHLMA